The nucleotide window AAGCGCAGACCGCGGTAGCGGTCCAGGCCGGCGAGGCGGCACCGGCGCCGGTGGCCGACACCATCGAACGAGAATACGACGCCGTGCTCACGTGGGCGCAGTTCGACGCGTGGCTCAAGATCATCGAGGCCGCCGAACTCACGGCATTCGACACCGAGACGACGTCGCTCGACGCGATGCAGGCGCAGCTCGTCGGCCTGTCGTTCTCATGCGAGCCGGGACGCGCAGCATACATTCCCGTTGCCCACCGCGCGCCGGGCGAAGTCGAGCAATTGCCGCGCGATGAAGTGCTCGCGCGCCTGAAGCACTGGCTGGAAAGTCCGGACCACAAGAAGGTCGGGCAGAACCTGAAGTATGACGCGCACGTGCTGGAGAATTACGGCATCGAGCTGGGCGGTATCGCCCACGACACGCTGCTCGAGTCGTACGTGCTCGAGTCGCATCGCAATCACGACATGGACAGCCTCGCGTCGCGCCATCTGGGTGTGACGACGGTGAAGTACGAGGACGTGTGCGGCAAGGGCGCCAAGCAGATCGGGTTCGACGAAGTGAGTGTCGAGCGCGCGACCGAGTACGCCGCCGAGGACGCCGACATCACGCTGCGCCTGCATCGCGCGCTCTACCCCGATGTCGCGCGCGAGGCCACGCTCGAATTCGTCTACGCCAATATCGAGATGCCCACCGCGCGCGTGCTCCAGCGCATGGAGCGCAACGGCGTGCTCGTCGATACGGCGCGCCTGGCCGCGCAGAGCGACGAAATCGGCCACAAGCTCATCGCGCTCGAAGCCGAGGCGTTCACGCTCGCCGGGCAGCAGTTCAATCTGAACTCGCCCAAGCAGATCGGCGACATCTTCTTCACGCAGTTGCAGTTGCCCGTCGTGAAGAAGACGGCGAGCGGCGCGCCGTCGACCGATGAAGAAGTACTTCAGAAGCTGGCCGAGGATTACCCGCTGCCGAAGGTGCTGCTCGAGTATCGAGGTCTGGCCAAGCTCAAGTCGACGTATACGGACAAGCTGCCGAGGATGGTCAATCCGTCGACTGGCCGGGTCCACACGAACTACGCGCAAGCCGTGGCGATCACCGGGCGTCTGGCATCGAACGATCCGAACCTGCAGAACATTCCGGTGCGCACCCCCGAGGGCCGGCGCATTCGCGAGGCATTCGTGGCACCTCCGGGCAGTCAACTGGTTTCGGCCGACTACTCGCAGATCGAGCTGCGCATCATGGCGCACATTTCGGGCGACGAAAGCCTGCTGCGCGCGTTCGCCAACGGCGAGGACATTCACCGTGCCACCGCGGCCGAGATCTTCGCCGTCACGCCGCTGGAGGTATCTTCCGAGCAGCGCCGCTACGCCAAGGTCATCAACTTCGGTCTGATCTACGGCATGAGCGCGTTTGGACTGGCAGCGAACCTCGGTATCGAGCGCGATGCCGCCAAGCAATACATCGACCGCTACTTCATGCGATATCCGGGTGTGGCGCGTTACATGGACGAGACACGCAAGAGCGCCAAGGCGCGCGGCTACGTGGAGACGGTCTTCGGGCGCCGCCTGTGGCTGCCGGACATCAACGGTGGCAACGGCCCGCGCCGTCAGGCGGCCGAGCGCGCTGCCATTAATGCGCCCATGCAGGGAACGGCCGCCGACCTCATCAAGCTGTCGATGATCGCCGTGCAGCGCTGGCTGGACGACAGCGGCATGCAGACGCGTCAGATCATGCAGGTGCACGACGAACTGGTGCTCGAGGTGCCCGATCACGAATTGGCGGAAGTTCGCAAGCGCTTGCCGGAGCTGATGTGTGGCGTGGCGAAGCTTCGCGTGCCGCTCGTGGCCGAAGTCGGCGTGGGCGAAAACTGGGAGCAGGCGCACTGACGCGGCGGCGCGCTGTGGCGATCAGCGGCACGCAATAGCGGGAATAGGGTGGGCGGCATACCCGAAGTCCGTACTCTGCGGTAAGGTAATCGCTATCGCCGGTCGAGCGGACGCCGACCGGCCGGACGGTTTTCCAGGCACGGGGAGTTATCGTGAGTGTGCATCGTATCGTTGTGGTCGGCGGTGGCGCCGGCGGTCTCGAACTCGTCACCCGGTTGGGCGACAAGTACGGGCGTGGCAAGGACGTTCGGATTACGTTGGTCGATCGTTCGTCCTCGCACATCTGGAAACCGTTGCTGCACGAGGTCGCGGCCGGTGTGATGGACACCGCGACGCATCAGCTCTCCTACGTCGCGCAAGCCAACTGGCATCACTTCGAGTTCGCGGCGGGCGAGATGATCGGGCTCGATCGCGAGGCGAAGACCATTCGCCTGGCGGCGCTGCCCGCGGCGCCCGACGAAGGCGAGGGCGATCTGCTGCCCGAGCGCACGCTGCCGTATGACACGCTCGTGCTGGCCATTGGCAGCACGACCAACTTCTTCGGCGTGCCCGGCGCGCAGGAAAACACTATCGCGCTCGATACCGTCGAGCAGGCCGAACGTTTCCGCCGTCGCCTGATGGCGGCGTGCGTGCGGGCGCAAAACGCGGCCGAGGAATTCCCGTCACCGGGCGGCCAGACCGCGGCGAACGGTGCGGGTACGACGAACGATGCCGCTGTGGACGGGGCGCCGCTCCCGGGGCAGCCGCCCGCACGCCCGAAGGTCAATCTCGTCATCGTCGGGGCGGGCGCCACGGGCGTGGAGCTGTCGGCCGAGCTGCGCAATACCGCTGAAGTGCTGCGCTCCTACGGGCTCAGGCTCGACCCGCGCAAGGATGTGCGCATTACCATCATCGAATCGAGCCCGCGCATTCTGAAGGCGTTGCCCGAACGTGTGTCGGGCGCCGTGGCCGGCCTGCTCGGCAAGCTCGACGTCGACATCCTGTGCGGCGATTCCGTGGCCGAGGTCCGCAAGCATGAAGTCACGACCACCGGCGGCAAGGTGCTGCCGGCCGACATCACCGTCTGGTCGGCGGGGATTACGGCGCCGGCAGTGCTCGGCACACTGGGGCTTGCCGTCAATCGTCTGAACCAGATCGAAGTGCTGCCCACGCTGCAGAGCAAGTCCGATCTCGACATCTTCGCGTTCGGCGACTGCGCCAGTTGCGAGTGGCCCGAGCACGGATTCGTGCCCCCGCGCGCGCAGGCCGCGCACCAGCAGGCGAGTTTCCTGGTGAAGGCCATCGACGCGCGCCTGAAGGGGCAAGCCCTGCCGACGTTCACCTATCGCGATTTCGGCTCACTCGT belongs to Pandoraea pnomenusa and includes:
- the polA gene encoding DNA polymerase I, which produces MSEQQSLEGKTLLLVDGSSYLYRAYHALPDLRGPNGEPTGALHGIVNMLRRMRKDVHAEYSACVFDAKGKTFRDDWYPEYKAHRPAMPDDLRAQIEPIHEAVRAMGWPLLMIDGVEADDVIGTLARQAVARGMRVVVSTGDKDLAQLVNENVTLVNTMTNETLDIAAVTAKFGVPPERIVDYLTLVGDTVDNVPGVEKCGPKTAVKWLTQYGDLDNLVANAEQVKGAVGENLRRALDWLPMGRKLVTVAVDCDLAPQVTSIEASLQTQPEDAETLRDFFARHGFKTLLREAQTAVAVQAGEAAPAPVADTIEREYDAVLTWAQFDAWLKIIEAAELTAFDTETTSLDAMQAQLVGLSFSCEPGRAAYIPVAHRAPGEVEQLPRDEVLARLKHWLESPDHKKVGQNLKYDAHVLENYGIELGGIAHDTLLESYVLESHRNHDMDSLASRHLGVTTVKYEDVCGKGAKQIGFDEVSVERATEYAAEDADITLRLHRALYPDVAREATLEFVYANIEMPTARVLQRMERNGVLVDTARLAAQSDEIGHKLIALEAEAFTLAGQQFNLNSPKQIGDIFFTQLQLPVVKKTASGAPSTDEEVLQKLAEDYPLPKVLLEYRGLAKLKSTYTDKLPRMVNPSTGRVHTNYAQAVAITGRLASNDPNLQNIPVRTPEGRRIREAFVAPPGSQLVSADYSQIELRIMAHISGDESLLRAFANGEDIHRATAAEIFAVTPLEVSSEQRRYAKVINFGLIYGMSAFGLAANLGIERDAAKQYIDRYFMRYPGVARYMDETRKSAKARGYVETVFGRRLWLPDINGGNGPRRQAAERAAINAPMQGTAADLIKLSMIAVQRWLDDSGMQTRQIMQVHDELVLEVPDHELAEVRKRLPELMCGVAKLRVPLVAEVGVGENWEQAH
- a CDS encoding NAD(P)/FAD-dependent oxidoreductase, coding for MHRIVVVGGGAGGLELVTRLGDKYGRGKDVRITLVDRSSSHIWKPLLHEVAAGVMDTATHQLSYVAQANWHHFEFAAGEMIGLDREAKTIRLAALPAAPDEGEGDLLPERTLPYDTLVLAIGSTTNFFGVPGAQENTIALDTVEQAERFRRRLMAACVRAQNAAEEFPSPGGQTAANGAGTTNDAAVDGAPLPGQPPARPKVNLVIVGAGATGVELSAELRNTAEVLRSYGLRLDPRKDVRITIIESSPRILKALPERVSGAVAGLLGKLDVDILCGDSVAEVRKHEVTTTGGKVLPADITVWSAGITAPAVLGTLGLAVNRLNQIEVLPTLQSKSDLDIFAFGDCASCEWPEHGFVPPRAQAAHQQASFLVKAIDARLKGQALPTFTYRDFGSLVSLGKFSAVGNLMGGLIGGSMFIEGLFARVMYTSLYRMHVAALHGVWRMMLDTVANRLRRSTVPRVKLH